Proteins from a genomic interval of Musa acuminata AAA Group cultivar baxijiao chromosome BXJ1-9, Cavendish_Baxijiao_AAA, whole genome shotgun sequence:
- the LOC103996884 gene encoding coronatine-insensitive protein homolog 1b — translation MERPTLNRVMSFAISDLALEFVLGHVDDPRDREAVSLVCKKWYQIDALSRKHVTIAICYSTSPERLRRRFPNLESLKLKGKPRAAMFNLIPEDWGGYAGPWVREIAKAFNCLKSLHLRRMIVKDDDIGVLVKARGHMLESLKLDKCSGFSTDALFLVARSCRCLRTLFLEESSITENDGKWVHEIAINNSVLETLNFYMTELRVTPQDLELLAKNCRSLVSLKISECDISDLVNFFRIATSLEEFGGGSFNDQVGEVDSYKKIQFPPKLCCIGLIYMGKNEMDILFPFAAALKKLDLQYTFLSTEDHCQLIQRCPNLEVLEVRNVIGDRGLEVVAQTCKKLRRLRIERGDDEQGLEDEQGRVSQVGLSTLAQGCLELEYLAVYVSDITNAALECIGNFSKNLCDFRLVLLDREERITDLPLDNGVRALLRGCTQLRRLAVYLRPGGLSDVGLGYIGEYSNNVRWILMGNVGESDRGMQLFSRGCPRLQKLELRSCCFSERALAMAALQLPSLRYLWVQGYVASPTGRDLLAMARDFWNIEFIPPRQDADGIEDRRGNIESQAQILAYYSLAGKRTDCPETVIPLYPA, via the exons ATGGAGCGGCCGACCTTGAATAGGGTGATGAGCTTTGCGATATCTGATTTGGCGTTGGAGTTCGTGCTGGGGCACGTGGACGACCCGCGTGACCGGGAGGCCGTGTCGCTGGTGTGCAAGAAGTGGTACCAGATCGACGCCCTCTCGCGGAAGCATGTCACCATCGCTATCTGCTACTCCACCAGTCCCGAGCGGCTGCGGCGGAGGTTCCCCAACCTCGAGTCCCTCAAGCTCAAGGGGAAGCCCCGGGCCGCCATGTTCAATCTCATTCCTGAAGACTGGGGTGGGTATGCCGGGCCTTGGGTCAGGGAGATCGCCAAGGCATTCAATTGCCTCAAGTCGCTGCACCTCCGGCGGATGATCGTCAAGGACGACGATATCGGCGTGCTGGTCAAGGCCAGGGGTCATATGCTCGAGTCGCTCAAGCTCGACAAGTGCTCTGGCTTCTCCACAGATGCCCTCTTCCTGGTTGCGCGTTCGTGCAG ATGCCTTAGAACATTGTTTTTGGAAGAAAGCTCAATTACTGAGAATGATGGCAAATGGGTTCATGAAATTGCTATTAATAATTCTGTGCTTGAGACTTTGAATTTCTATATGACAGAACTCAGAGTTACACCACAGGACCTCGAGTTACTTGCTAAGAATTGCAGGTCCTTGGTTTCCTTGAAGATCAGTGAATGTGACATTTCTGATTTGGTTAATTTTTTCCGCATTGCAACGTCATTGGAAGAGTTTGGCGGGGGTTCATTCAATGATCAAGTTGGAGAGGTTGATAGTTATAAGAAGATCCAGTTTCCTCCCAAGCTATGTTGCATAGGCCTCATCTATATGGGGAAGAATGAAATGGACATATTATTTCCATTTGCTGCTGCACTTAAGAAGCTGGACTTGCAGTATACATTTCTCAGCACTGAGGATCATTGTCAGCTGATCCAACGTTGTCCAAATCTGGAAGTTCTTGAG GTGAGGAATGTGATTGGTGATAGAGGATTAGAGGTTGTCGCTCAGACATGTAAGAAACTCCGAAGGCTCAGAATAGAACGAGGGGATGATGAACAGGGTCTAGAGGATGAACAGGGTCGGGTTTCCCAGGTTGGTCTGTCGACTCTAGCACAGGGATGCCTTGAATTGGAATACCTGGCAGTATATGTCTCCGATATCACAAATGCAGCTCTTGAGTGTATTGGCAATTTCAGCAAAAACCTATGCGATTTTCGTCTTGTTTTACTCGACAGAGAAGAGAGGATAACAGACTTGCCCCTTGACAATGGGGTCCGTGCTCTGCTGAGAGGATGCACCCAGCTCAGGAGACTTGCTGTTTATCTGAGACCTGGAGGTCTCTCAGACGTAGGTCTCGGTTACATTGGCGAATATAGCAACAACGTACGGTGGATACTGATGGGTAATGTTGGGGAATCCGACCGTGGAATGCAGCTGTTTTCACGGGGATGCCCACGCCTGCAAAAGCTAGAGCTGAGGAGCTGCTGTTTTAGCGAGCGTGCTTTAGCCATGGCAGCTTTGCAGCTACCTTCCTTGAGATATCTATGGGTTCAGGGATACGTTGCATCCCCTACGGGCCGCGACCTTTTGGCCATGGCGCGTGACTTCTGGAACATAGAATTTATACCTCCGAGACAGGATGCCGATGGAATCGAAGACAGGCGAGGCAATATCGAGAGTCAGGCTCAAATTCTGGCTTACTACTCTCTTGCTGGAAAACGAACAGATTGCCCAGAGACCGTGATACCTCTGTATCCAGCCTGA
- the LOC135592449 gene encoding DExH-box ATP-dependent RNA helicase DExH11-like: MERVEATNEVAFRVGFTGYSGHLRLEPLPPVQRPTPLSSLPDFILPPAFPPETPESLKEYLEDNYLRPELDPDEFSVENSGRFWDFDWFGRAKVPLEPSAPRSVVAPSWELPFRRSKNTGPSGIWNPSSVEVDVAELMEGAQNSGSMPRMPGPAKDFVRGSTNSRPFRPGGLDGSQALARNPPEGALSGEWVRKVLDGGPAETVPPSFKKGLDLGDLKKYPYHWTCTDQKISAAKKDLMDDDLNMYSVQFDDLFKKAWEEDIIEGSIGDGSVQNEDEKEEINIDPLPESEISSDNMILSEPGNMGDELPGQNIDSSKHQGEAWALVGGNDEIVSHFYELVPDMAIDFPFELDSFQKEAIYHLERGESVFVAAHTSAGKTVVAEYAFALASKHCTRAVYTAPIKTISNQKYRDFCGKFDVGLLTGDVSLKPEASCLIMTTEILRSMLYRGADIIRDIEWVIFDEVHYVNDAERGVVWEEVIIMLPRHVNIILLSATVPNTIEFADWIGRTKQKKIRVTGTTKRPVPLEHCLFYSGELYKVCESDTFLPQGFRAVKDVYKRKKSSAGMGQSGTKVGVPFAQAGSQSRQHDSSSRGKIQKHSGHQITHSSYGTSGMNHSHSGLRRSESSLWLSLVNKLSKNSLLPVVIFCFSKNRVDKSADNMTGTDLTTSSEKSEIKVFCDKAFSRLKGSDRNLPQVVRVQNLLRRGIGVHHAGLLPIVKEVVEMLFCRGVIKVLFSTETFAMGVNAPARTVVFDTLRKFDGKDFRRLLPGEYIQMAGRAGRRGLDKIGTVIVMCRDEIPEESDLKQVMVGKPTRLESQFRLTYTMILHLLRVEELKVEDMLKRSFAEFHAQKNLPEKERLLLQKLRQSTKKIECIKGEPAIEEYFEMASEAETHRQHILEAVLQSHTAQQFLSPGRVVVVKSQSAEDHLLGTVLKTPSAANKQYIILVLIADIASQAPSMSSNKLQEEESQNFQQGYFITPKGKRSMDEEYFSSVSSRKGSGAINIKLPYYGSASGTNYKVIAIDNKDIVSICNCKIKIDQVRLLEDPSNIAYSKTVQQLLEKKHDGNKYPPALDAVKDLKLRDMDLVQRYHSYNKLLQNMAENKCHGCIKFNEHIMLIKEQNRHKEEVNALKYQMSDDALQQMPDFQGRIDVLKEIYCIDSDLVVQLKGRVACEMNSGEELICTECLFENQLDDLEAEEAVAIMSSLVFQQKNTSEPSLTPKLAYAKRRLYDTAVRLGQLQSQFKLAIDPVEYARENLKFGLVEVVYEWAKGTPFADICELTDVPEGLIVRTIVRLDETCREFKNAASIMGNSALYKKMETASDAIKRDIVFAASLYVTGV, from the exons ATGGAGCGCGTCGAGGCGACCAACGAGGTCGCCTTCCGGGTAGGGTTTACCGGCTACAGCGGCCACCTCCGGCTCGAGCCGCTCCCGCCGGTCCAGCGCCCCACCCCCTTGAGTTCTCTCCCCGATTTCATCCTc CCGCCGGCTTTTCCTCCGGAAACGCCTGAAAGCTTGAAGGAGTATCTGGAGGACAATTACCTTCGCCCGGAGCTGGACCCTGACGAGTTCTCCGTGGAGAACTCTGGGCGGTTTTGGGACTTCGATTGGTTTGGCCGGGCGAAGGTCCCGCTGGAGCCGTCGGCCCCGCGTTCCGTTGTGGCCCCCTCGTGGGAGTTGCCTTTTAGACGTTCCAAGAATACGGGCCCTTCGGGAATCTGGAATCCCTCTTCGGTGGAG GTAGATGTGGCTGAGCTGATGGAAGGAGCCCAAAATTCTGGATCGATGCCACGAATGCCTGGACCAGCGAAGGACTTTGTAAGGGGTAGCACCAACAGTCGTCCGTTCCGACCGGGTGGCCTTGATGGTTCTCAAGCTTTGGCGAGGAACCCTCCTGAAGGTGCTCTTAGCGGTGAATGGGTTCGCAAAGTTCTCGATGGGGGTCCTGCTGAGACTGTTCCTCCTAGCTTTAAGAAGGGACTGGATTTAGGTGATCTTAAG AAATATCCCTACCATTGGACGTGCACCGATCAGAAAATCTCTGCAGCAAAGAAGGATTTGATGGATGATGACTTG AATATGTACTCGGTGCAGTTTGATGATTTATTTAAAAAGGCTTGGGAGGAAGATATTATCGAAGGATCAATAGGAGATG GTTCTGTCCAAAATGAAGATGAAAAAGAAGAGATAAATATTGATCCTCTTCCTGAATCTGAAATTTCTTCAGACAACATGATTTTAAGTGAGCCAGGAAACATGGGAGACGAATTACCTGGGCAGAACATTGATTCTAGTAAGCACCAAGGAGAG GCATGGGCTCTTGTTGGTGGTAATGACGAGATTGTCAGTCACTTTTATGAACTTGTTCCTGATATGGCCATTGACTTCCCTTTTGAGTTGGATAGCTTCCAGAAAGAG GCCATATATCATCTTGAGAGAGGTGAGTCTGTTTTTGTAGCTGCTCATACATCAGCTGGAAAGACGGTCGTTGCAGAATATGCATTTGCTTTGGCATCCAAA CACTGCACAAGGGCTGTCTATACTGCTCCAATAAAAACCATCAGCAACCAGAAGTACAGGGACTTTTGTGGGAAGTTTGATGTAGGCCTTCTTACTGGAGATGTAAGCTTGAAGCCGGAAGCATCTTGTCTCATCATGACTACTGAGATATTAAGGTCAATGCTTTACAGAGGTGCTGATATCATCCGCGACATTGAATGG GTTATATTTGACGAGGTGCATTATGTCAATGATGCTGAAAGAGGTGTTGTGTGGGAGGAAGTTATCATCATGCTTCCAAGACATGTCAATATTATCCTCCTTTCAGCAACG GTCCCAAACACAATTGAATTTGCTGATTGGATTGGTCGAACAAAACAAAAGAAGATCCGTGTTACAGG GACAACAAAAAGACCCGTTCCTCTTGAGCACTGCTTGTTCTACTCTGGAGAGTTGTACAAAGTCTGTGAGAGTGATACTTTTTTGCCTCAGGGATTCAGAGCAGTTAAAGATGTTTATAAGAGAAAAAAATCAAGTGCTGGCATGGGACAGTCTGGAACAAAAGTTGGAGTTCCATTTGCTCAAGCTGGAAGCCAATCTAGACAACATGATAGTTCTAGTCGAGGGAAAATTCAGAAGCACTCGGGACATCAGATCACTCACAGTTCTTATGGAACTAGTGGGATGAACCATAGTCATTCAGGACTAAGGAGATCAGAGTCATCTTTATGGCTATCACTCGTAAACAAACTTTCAAAGAACTCCCTTTTGCCT GTGGTGATTTTCTGCTTTTCAAAGAACCGTGTTGATAAATCAGCAGATAACATGACTGGGACTGACCTGACAACTAGTTCTGAGAAAAGTGAGATAAAGGTCTTCTGTGATAAGGCGTTTTCAAGGCTAAAGGGTTCTGATAGGAATCTTCCACAA GTTGTCCGAGTCCAAAACCTGCTAAGGAGAGGCATTGGTGTGCATCATGCTGGGCTTCTTCCTATTGTAAAAGAAGTTGTCGAGATGCTCTTTTGCCGTGGCGTGATCAAG GTTTTATTCTCCACTGAGACATTTGCTATGGGAGTTAATGCTCCAGCAAGAACA GTTGTCTTTGATACCCTGAGAAAGTTTGATGGCAAGGACTTCAGGAGGTTGCTTCCAGGAGAATATATTCAAATGGCTGGCCGTGCTGGCAGGAGAGGCTTAGATAAGATTGGTACTGTTATTGTTATGTGCCGTGATGAAATTCCAGAAGAAAGTGACTTGAAGCAAGTAATGGTTGGAAAACCAACACGGCTTGAATCTCAGTTTCGCTTGACTTATACCATGATACTTCATCTTCTTCGTGTGGAAGAATTAAAG GTGGAGGACATGCTTAAAAGAAGCTTTGCTGAATTTCATGCACAAAAGAACTTGCCAGAGAAAGAGCGTCTTCTTTTGCAAAAGCTACGCCAAAGTACTAAAAAAATTGA ATGTATAAAAGGTGAGCCTGCAATAGAAGAATATTTTGAGATGGCGTCAGAAGCTGAAACACACAGACAACACATTTTAGAGGCTGTCTTGCAATCACACACTGCTCAACAATTTCTTTCGCCAGGAAGAGTGGTGGTTGTCAAATCACAATCA GCAGAAGATCACTTGCTTGGCACTGTTTTGAAGACGCCTTCTGCTGCTAATAAACAATATATCATTTTAGTATTGATTGCTGATATTGCTTCGCAAGCTCCATCGATGTCCTCGAACAAATTGCAAGAGGAAGAAAGTCAAAATTTTCAACAAGGTTATTTTATTACTCCGAAAGGAAAACGCAGCATGGATGAAGAGTACTTTTCGTCCGTCAGTTCTCGTAAAGGATCTGGTGCAATAAATATAAAGTTGCCATACTATGGTAGTGCTTCCGGTACGAACTACAAAGTTATAGCAATAGATAATAAGGACATCGTGTCTATTTGCAATTGCAAAATAAAGATCGATCAAGTGCGACTTCTAGAGGATCCCAGCAATATTGCTTACTCAAAAACTGTTCAGCAACTGCTAGAAAAGAAACATGATGGGAACAAGTATCCTCCAGCGCTAGATGCTGTAAAAG ATCTCAAGTTGAGGGACATGGATCTCGTGCAAAGGTATCATAGCTACAATAAATTGTTGCAAAATATGGCTGAGAACAAATGCCATGGATGTATAAAGTTTAATGAGCATATCATGTTGATAAAGGAGCAAAACAGGCACAAAGAAGAAGTTAACGCTTTAAAATATCAAATGTCAGATGACGCACTCCAGCAAATGCCAGATTTTCAAGGCCGG ATTGATGTGCTGAAGGAGATCTATTGTATTGATTCTGATCTTGTTGTTCAACTAAAGGGCCGAGTGGCCTGTGAGATGAACTCTGGGGAGGAATTGATATGCACAGAATGTTTGTTTGAGAACCAATTGGATGATTTAGAAGCTGAAGAAGCGGTTGCAATTATGTCATCTCTTGTTTTCCAACAGAAGAACACTTCTGAACCATCACTTACTCCTAAGCTGGCTTATGCTAAAAGGAG GTTATACGATACAGCAGTTAGATTGGGGCAGCTCCAATCGCAGTTTAAACTAGCTATTGATCCTGTGGAATATGCACGAGAGAACCTCAAGTTTGGTCTTGTTGAAGTTGTATATGAATGGGCAAAG GGGACACCATTCGCAGATATATGTGAACTcactgatgtgcccgaaggtctcATAGTAAGAACTATCGTGAGACTGGATGAAACATGTCGTGAGTTCAAGAATGCAGCCTCAATAATGGGCAACTCTGCGCTCTATAAGAAGATGGAAACAGCTTCCGATGCTATAAAGCGTGACATTGTTTTTGCAGCTAGTTTGTATGTAACAGGAGTTTGA
- the LOC135592448 gene encoding laccase-22-like, producing the protein MESSSSWKALLLAVFFLLPLLAQGMTRHYKFDVVEKSFTRLCSTKSIVTVNGQFPGPTLYAREDDTVVVKVVNRVKVNVTIHWHGVRQLRTGWADGPAYITQCPIQPGQSYVYNFTLAGQRGTLLWHAHISWQRATVHGAIVILPKRGVAYPFFPTPHKEVVLVLAEWWRSDVEAVIDEAMNSGRAPNVSDAHTINGHAGPVSGCASSAQDGLTVRVDKGKTYLFRIINAALNEDLFFKVAGHQLTVVEVDATYTKPFTTDTLLITPGQTTNVLLTADQGAGRYLVAASPFADSPLVAVDNRTATATVQYASSVSASAVVTTTKPPPQNATPVASSFVDALRSLNSKQYPAKVPLMVDRSLLFTVGLGVNPCATCTNGSRVVADINNVTFVMPTTALLQAHYFNTSGVFTDDFPGQPPIAFNYTGSGPSNMQTMNGTRLYRLPFNASVQLVLQDTGVIGPESHPIHLHGYNFFVVGRGVGNYDPKTSPSKFNLVDPVERNTIGVPTGGWTAIRFRADNPGVWFLHCHFEVHTSWGLKMAFVVDDGKGTNESLLPPPSDFPAC; encoded by the exons ATGGAGTCTTCTTCTTCGTGGAAGGCTCTACTCCTCGCGGTGTTCTTCCTGCTTCCTTTGCTGGCACAGGGAATGACTCGACACTACAAGTTCGAT GTGGTGGAGAAGAGCTTCACTCGGCTCTGCTCCACCAAGTCCATCGTCACCGTGAACGGCCAATTCCCGGGGCCAACTCTCTACGCAAGAGAGGACGACACGGTGGTGGTCAAGGTCGTCAACCGCGTCAAGGTCAACGTTACCATCCACTG GCATGGAGTTAGGCAGCTGAGGACGGGATGGGCCGACGGACCGGCATACATCACCCAGTGCCCGATTCAGCCAGGCCAAAGCTACGTCTACAACTTCACCCTCGCGGGGCAGCGAGGCACTCTCCTGTGGCACGCCCACATCTCATGGCAGAGAGCTACGGTTCATGGCGCCATCGTCATCCTCCCCAAGCGCGGTGTTGCGTATCCCTTCTTCCCCACGCCTCATAAAGAGGTGGTGCTGGTCTTGG CGGAATGGTGGAGATCGGACGTCGAAGCTGTGATAGACGAAGCCATGAACTCGGGTCGTGCCCCCAATGTGTCCGATGCCCACACCATCAATGGCCATGCGGGGCCCGTCTCCGGTTGTGCTTCTTCAGCTCAGG ATGGGTTGACGGTGCGGGTGGATAAGGGCAAGACTTACCTGTTCCGCATCATCAACGCAGCACTCAACGAGGACCTCTTCTTCAAGGTCGCCGGGCATCAGCTCACCGTCGTGGAGGTGGACGCCACTTACACCAAGCCCTTCACCACCGACACTCTGCTCATCACTCCCGGCCAAACCACGAACGTCCTCCTCACCGCCGACCAAGGCGCCGGCAGATACCTGGTCGCTGCCTCCCCTTTCGCGGACTCGCCGCTGGTCGCGGTGGACAACAGGACGGCTACGGCCACCGTGCAGTACGCCAGCAGCGTATCCGCCTCCGCTGTGGTCACCACCACCAAACCTCCTCCTCAGAACGCCACCCCCGTGGCGTCCAGCTTCGTCGACGCCCTCCGCAGCCTCAACTCGAAGCAGTACCCCGCGAAGGTACCACTGATGGTGGATCGCTCCCTTCTCTTCACCGTGGGCCTCGGAGTGAACCCATGCGCGACCTGCACCAACGGGAGCCGAGTGGTGGCGGACATCAACAACGTGACCTTCGTGATGCCGACGACGGCGCTCCTCCAGGCGCATTACTTCAACACGAGCGGGGTGTTCACCGATGATTTCCCGGGGCAACCGCCTATAGCTTTCAACTACACCGGCAGCGGCCCGAGCAACATGCAGACGATGAACGGGACGAGGCTCTACCGCCTGCCTTTCAACGCTTCGGTGCAACTTGTTCTGCAGGACACCGGCGTGATAGGACCGGAGAGCCACCCCATCCATCTACACGGCTACAACTTCTTCGTGGTGGGAAGGGGCGTCGGCAACTACGACCCCAAAACATCTCCCTCCAAGTTCAACCTCGTCGACCCGGTCGAGCGAAACACCATCGGCGTTCCCACGGGAGGATGGACGGCCATTAGATTCAGGGCGGACAACCCAG GTGTTTGGTTCCTGCACTGTCATTTTGAGGTGCACACGTCGTGGGGGCTAAAGATGGCGTTCGTGGTGGACGACGGCAAGGGCACCAACGAGTCGCTGCTGCCACCACCGAGCGATTTCCCAGCTTGTTAG